Proteins from a single region of Sphaerochaeta globosa str. Buddy:
- a CDS encoding carbohydrate ABC transporter permease, which yields MRKKGINYAKYGYYFSIPFVLAYLIFSLYPIIYTTFIGFTDLRGLGRTDIKILADPFENFKLILSNDTFKKSVANTFVIWIMNFIPQILLALLLTAWFTSRRFKVKGQGLFKVLIYMPNIITAATIAILFNSMFAFPIGPINDLLVKLGFLDEPKYFHMQVWTSKGVVAFIQFWMWYGNSMIVLIAGVLGIDPTLFEAAEVDGATPTQIFFRITLPRLKTILLYVLITSMVGGLQMYDIPKLYLWGGPDNSTLTANLFIHNQAFSGSYLYNRAAAASMLMFLIIVVLSIAMFYLMRDRGEQKLRRQERALKRALKREASV from the coding sequence ATGCGCAAGAAAGGCATCAACTATGCAAAGTATGGGTATTACTTTTCCATCCCATTTGTGCTTGCCTATCTAATTTTCTCGCTTTATCCGATCATCTATACGACCTTTATCGGATTCACCGACCTACGAGGTCTTGGCCGGACAGACATTAAGATTCTTGCTGATCCCTTTGAGAACTTCAAATTGATTCTGAGCAACGATACATTCAAGAAATCAGTAGCGAATACGTTCGTCATTTGGATTATGAACTTCATTCCCCAAATTTTGTTAGCTTTGCTTCTTACGGCCTGGTTCACCAGCCGTCGTTTCAAAGTCAAGGGACAAGGCCTGTTCAAAGTGCTGATTTATATGCCCAACATCATCACCGCTGCCACCATTGCCATTTTGTTCAACTCCATGTTCGCCTTTCCGATAGGTCCGATCAATGACCTGTTGGTCAAGCTCGGATTTCTGGACGAACCGAAATATTTCCATATGCAGGTTTGGACCTCCAAAGGTGTTGTTGCCTTTATCCAGTTCTGGATGTGGTATGGAAACTCCATGATTGTACTCATTGCAGGAGTGCTCGGGATTGACCCAACCCTCTTTGAGGCTGCCGAGGTGGATGGTGCCACCCCGACCCAGATTTTCTTCAGGATTACACTTCCCCGATTGAAAACCATTCTGCTGTACGTCCTGATCACCAGTATGGTCGGCGGACTTCAGATGTACGATATCCCCAAGCTCTACCTATGGGGAGGACCGGACAACTCTACTCTCACGGCAAACCTCTTCATCCACAACCAAGCATTCAGCGGCAGTTATCTCTACAATCGTGCAGCAGCTGCAAGCATGCTGATGTTCCTGATCATTGTCGTTCTCTCCATTGCCATGTTCTATCTCATGCGCGACAGAGGCGAGCAAAAATTGCGAAGACAGGAACGGGCTTTGAAACGAGCCTTGAAGCGGGAGGCATCAGTATGA
- a CDS encoding glycoside hydrolase family 3 N-terminal domain-containing protein, translating into MQQNRERAEQLLHSMTIEEKVAQLVSAWLEIQEDGSFSIREYGHKDHRNGNLYQEVLGKGIGQLTRPFGTMANDPHKQAKAINKLQHYLVTETRLKIPAMLHEECLTGAMVKGATIFPSALNYGSTWDPALIGRAASAIGDELRSLGIHQGLAPVLDVARDARWGRLEETFGEDPYLCGVMGIGYVKGLQGAKQSPLATLKHFVGHSFSEGARNHAPVHCGMREIRNTFALPFEMVVRNAHPAAVMPAYHDIDGIPCTSNHSLVTDLLKKQWGFDGLIVADYEAIVQLVNDHQVANDMAEAAALAFNAGMDIELPGFTVFKEGLIEALYRGLVTDEALDQSVLKILQEKLRLGLFENPYIREEAIDLGSEKNHILAREVAEKSLVLLKNDGTLPLKKGLKVALIGALADHPYAMFGGYAPPVHLQGSHGPEETVPVLAKTIKTALQDVLGNEQVLFEPGCMLYESNVERAVFFPGDVQEGQGTQVHELSSDVSRIKLACEASRKADVTVLVVGDLAGLFGQGTVGEGSDAASFTLPGVQEQLMQEVLQTGKPVVVVLVSGRPYTLDKAVTDARAILCTWLPGEGGGEAIARTLVGLNNPSGKTPLSFPKSVGSMPYFYNHTKKAGGLPVQKQFGTLYPFGHGLSYTSFTWSDFQVEQSQITNTGEFKISLQVQNSGTVAGDEVVELYIHDKVASLVRPVKELKAFARVSLKPGEKKKVVFSLPAELFSFIGERMERVLESGSYELFVGKSCDDIVFTNELSILGEDKVLSNSWRCLSSSSIVSLS; encoded by the coding sequence ATGCAACAGAATAGGGAACGGGCGGAACAGCTCTTGCACAGCATGACCATCGAGGAAAAGGTGGCCCAGCTAGTGTCTGCCTGGTTGGAAATACAGGAGGATGGTTCTTTTTCTATCCGTGAATATGGACATAAAGACCATCGTAACGGCAATTTGTATCAGGAAGTGCTGGGAAAGGGCATCGGCCAGCTTACCAGGCCTTTTGGGACTATGGCCAATGATCCGCATAAGCAAGCCAAAGCCATCAATAAACTCCAACACTATTTGGTCACAGAGACTCGCCTGAAAATTCCAGCCATGTTGCACGAGGAGTGCTTGACCGGGGCGATGGTCAAGGGTGCTACGATTTTTCCCTCAGCGTTGAACTATGGCTCTACTTGGGACCCTGCCTTGATCGGCCGGGCGGCCTCGGCCATCGGTGATGAGCTCAGGAGTTTGGGCATTCATCAGGGACTTGCTCCGGTACTGGATGTTGCCCGCGATGCACGTTGGGGCCGCTTGGAGGAGACCTTCGGTGAAGACCCCTATCTTTGCGGTGTGATGGGTATCGGCTACGTGAAGGGTCTGCAAGGGGCAAAACAGTCGCCGCTCGCAACCCTGAAACACTTTGTCGGCCACTCGTTCAGTGAAGGCGCACGCAACCATGCACCGGTCCATTGTGGAATGCGGGAGATCCGCAATACCTTCGCCCTTCCTTTTGAAATGGTTGTGCGCAACGCCCATCCCGCTGCCGTCATGCCAGCCTACCACGACATTGATGGCATTCCCTGTACCAGCAACCACAGCTTGGTCACCGACCTTTTAAAGAAGCAGTGGGGTTTTGACGGCCTGATAGTGGCCGATTATGAAGCAATTGTGCAGCTGGTCAATGACCATCAAGTAGCAAACGATATGGCCGAAGCCGCCGCTTTGGCGTTCAATGCAGGCATGGATATCGAGCTTCCTGGATTCACTGTCTTCAAGGAAGGACTCATTGAGGCTCTGTATCGTGGCTTGGTGACCGATGAAGCCCTGGACCAGTCGGTTCTCAAGATACTGCAAGAGAAGCTGCGCCTGGGCTTGTTTGAGAATCCCTATATCCGTGAGGAAGCAATAGACCTAGGATCGGAAAAGAACCACATCCTTGCCAGGGAAGTGGCTGAGAAGTCGCTGGTTCTTCTTAAGAATGATGGTACGTTGCCCTTGAAAAAAGGGTTGAAGGTTGCACTCATCGGTGCTTTGGCCGACCATCCCTATGCAATGTTCGGCGGGTATGCGCCGCCGGTGCACCTGCAAGGTTCCCATGGACCTGAGGAGACGGTTCCTGTGTTGGCTAAGACCATAAAGACAGCCTTGCAGGACGTACTTGGAAACGAACAGGTACTTTTTGAGCCCGGGTGTATGCTGTATGAGAGCAACGTTGAACGCGCAGTATTTTTCCCCGGCGATGTCCAGGAAGGGCAGGGGACGCAGGTTCATGAACTGAGCAGCGATGTCAGCAGGATTAAACTGGCCTGTGAGGCAAGCCGCAAGGCCGATGTTACCGTTCTTGTAGTCGGCGATCTGGCTGGTTTGTTTGGCCAAGGAACAGTGGGTGAGGGCTCTGATGCCGCAAGTTTCACTCTTCCGGGGGTGCAGGAACAGTTGATGCAAGAGGTTCTGCAAACGGGAAAACCCGTAGTGGTCGTCCTTGTCAGCGGAAGACCCTATACCTTGGACAAAGCGGTGACCGATGCACGTGCCATTCTCTGCACCTGGCTTCCAGGAGAGGGAGGGGGTGAGGCGATAGCCAGAACGTTGGTCGGTTTGAATAATCCCAGCGGAAAAACACCGCTTTCCTTCCCCAAATCGGTAGGCTCGATGCCGTATTTCTACAACCATACCAAGAAGGCTGGAGGCCTACCTGTCCAAAAGCAGTTTGGAACGCTGTATCCCTTCGGACACGGACTGTCCTATACCAGCTTTACTTGGTCGGACTTTCAGGTTGAACAAAGCCAGATTACCAATACTGGTGAATTCAAGATTAGTCTGCAGGTGCAGAACAGCGGTACTGTTGCAGGTGATGAAGTGGTTGAGCTTTACATCCACGACAAGGTTGCTTCACTCGTCCGTCCGGTAAAGGAATTGAAGGCGTTTGCACGAGTGAGTCTCAAACCGGGGGAGAAGAAGAAAGTGGTGTTCTCCCTGCCTGCAGAATTGTTCTCGTTTATCGGAGAGCGGATGGAACGAGTGCTTGAAAGCGGAAGCTATGAACTCTTTGTTGGTAAAAGTTGTGACGATATTGTATTTACGAACGAGCTCTCAATTCTTGGGGAGGACAAAGTGCTTTCCAATTCCTGGCGCTGTCTTTCCTCTTCCTCGATAGTTTCTCTGTCCTGA
- a CDS encoding carbohydrate ABC transporter permease has product MKSLKASTNITKTIIYIVCIFLSVLSIFPFWTMFVNATRSTYQIQQDSVALFPSTYLLSNWKILNGKTFNAAVGFMNSMLVSSGATLCAVYFSSLTAYALVAYVWKLRQPFFTFILAVMMIPAQITGVGFYQMMYRIGWVNSLWPLILPSIAAPAMVFFMRQYLMATLSLDIVNSARIDGAGEFFTFNRIILPIMKPAMATQAIFTFVTNWNNLFIPTIILTRREKYTMPIMVSLLRGDIYKTEYGSVYLGLALTVLPLFIVYFLLSKYIIAGVALGALKE; this is encoded by the coding sequence ATGAAAAGCTTGAAAGCATCAACCAATATTACCAAGACAATTATTTATATCGTATGTATATTTCTCTCAGTTCTGAGCATCTTCCCATTCTGGACCATGTTCGTGAATGCTACCAGAAGTACCTATCAGATCCAGCAGGACTCTGTCGCCTTGTTTCCTTCCACCTATCTGCTCAGCAACTGGAAGATTCTCAATGGCAAGACGTTCAATGCAGCAGTCGGCTTCATGAACTCAATGCTGGTCAGCAGCGGAGCCACACTGTGCGCCGTCTACTTCTCCAGCCTGACTGCCTATGCCCTGGTTGCCTATGTCTGGAAACTGCGCCAGCCGTTCTTTACCTTTATTCTAGCCGTCATGATGATTCCCGCCCAGATTACAGGCGTAGGTTTTTATCAGATGATGTATCGCATTGGTTGGGTCAACAGCCTCTGGCCGTTGATTCTTCCTTCGATTGCCGCGCCTGCAATGGTCTTCTTCATGCGTCAGTACCTCATGGCGACGCTGTCGCTTGATATTGTCAATTCGGCTCGTATCGATGGGGCAGGGGAGTTTTTCACTTTCAACCGCATTATTCTGCCGATTATGAAGCCTGCAATGGCAACACAAGCAATTTTTACGTTTGTCACAAACTGGAACAACTTGTTCATTCCGACGATTATCCTGACCCGAAGAGAAAAGTACACCATGCCGATCATGGTCAGTCTGCTTCGTGGTGATATTTATAAAACCGAATACGGTTCGGTGTATCTGGGCTTGGCCCTTACGGTATTACCGCTCTTCATTGTCTACTTCCTGCTCAGCAAATACATCATTGCTGGTGTTGCACTAGGAGCACTGAAAGAGTAG